In Mycolicibacterium alvei, a single window of DNA contains:
- a CDS encoding Bax inhibitor-1/YccA family protein: MRETSNPVFRSLPKQQGGYAQFGTGAAGFGAQQVHAQPYAQEYLDQPQTGVSRPLTIDDVVTKTGITLAVLSAVAVVSYFLVSGNIGLATPFALVGGLGGLALVLVATFGRKQDNPAIVLSYAALEGLFLGAVSFIIANIASVGGVGMIAQAIVGTMGVFFGMLVVYKTGAIRVTPKFTRMIVAAMFGVLALMLLNFVLAMFGVGGGAGMGLRDGGMMAIIFSLVCIGIAAFSFLIDFDAADQMVRAGAPEKAAWGIALGLTVTLVWLYIEILRLLSYFNND; the protein is encoded by the coding sequence GTGCGCGAAACCAGCAACCCGGTATTCCGCAGCCTGCCCAAGCAGCAGGGCGGATACGCACAATTTGGTACCGGAGCCGCCGGCTTCGGTGCACAGCAGGTGCATGCGCAGCCTTACGCGCAGGAGTACCTGGATCAGCCTCAGACCGGCGTTTCCCGGCCGCTGACCATCGATGACGTCGTCACCAAGACCGGCATCACCCTGGCCGTGCTGTCGGCCGTCGCGGTGGTCTCCTACTTCCTGGTGTCGGGCAACATCGGCCTGGCGACCCCGTTCGCCCTTGTGGGCGGTCTCGGCGGCCTGGCCCTCGTCCTGGTGGCCACCTTCGGCCGCAAGCAGGACAACCCGGCGATCGTGCTGAGCTACGCAGCGCTGGAGGGCCTGTTCCTCGGTGCGGTGTCGTTCATCATCGCCAACATCGCCTCGGTCGGCGGCGTGGGCATGATCGCGCAGGCGATCGTCGGCACCATGGGCGTGTTCTTCGGAATGCTGGTCGTCTACAAGACCGGGGCCATCCGCGTCACGCCGAAGTTCACCCGCATGATCGTGGCCGCCATGTTCGGTGTCCTGGCACTCATGCTGCTCAACTTCGTGTTGGCGATGTTCGGCGTTGGCGGCGGTGCCGGGATGGGCCTGCGCGACGGCGGCATGATGGCCATCATCTTCTCGCTGGTGTGCATCGGCATCGCGGCGTTCAGCTTCCTGATCGACTTCGACGCCGCCGACCAGATGGTCCGTGCCGGTGCTCCGGAGAAGGCCGCGTGGGGCATCGCCCTGGGTCTGACCGTCACTCTGGTCTGGCTGTACATCGAGATCCTGCGGTTGCTGTCGTACTTCAACAACGACTAG
- a CDS encoding enoyl-CoA hydratase/isomerase family protein, translating into MTENEDVLVSVRNGVGILTLNRPKAINSLNDAMVAGISEALHAWADDDSIHTVLLTGAGERGLCAGGDVVALYHSAKADDGAAQRFWWDEYLLNAYIGGYPKPYVALMDGIVMGGGVGVASHGSVRIATDTTKMAMPEVGIGFIPDVGGTYLLSRAPGALGLHAALTGAPFSGADAIAMGFADHYVPHDKLADFAETVVNDGVDNALAIYAIEPPTSPLLEQRGWIDECYAGDTVADIIAALRGHDEQSAHAAADLIATRSPIALSVTLEAVRRAAELATLEDVLRQEYRTSCASVKSHDFVEGIRAQLVDKDRNPQWSPASVAAVTPADIEAYFVPTDPDLTF; encoded by the coding sequence GTGACAGAAAACGAGGACGTCCTAGTAAGTGTCCGCAACGGCGTCGGGATCCTCACGCTGAACCGGCCCAAGGCGATCAACTCGCTCAATGACGCCATGGTCGCGGGAATCTCCGAGGCGCTGCACGCCTGGGCGGACGACGACTCCATCCACACGGTCCTGCTGACCGGCGCCGGCGAACGTGGGTTGTGCGCGGGTGGTGACGTGGTGGCGCTCTATCACAGCGCGAAGGCCGACGACGGGGCGGCGCAGCGGTTCTGGTGGGACGAGTACCTGCTCAACGCCTATATCGGTGGTTACCCGAAACCGTATGTGGCGTTGATGGACGGCATCGTGATGGGCGGCGGCGTCGGCGTCGCATCCCACGGCAGCGTCCGGATCGCGACCGACACCACCAAGATGGCGATGCCCGAGGTCGGCATCGGCTTCATCCCCGACGTAGGCGGCACCTATCTGCTCTCGCGCGCCCCCGGCGCGCTCGGCCTGCACGCCGCGCTCACCGGCGCCCCGTTCTCCGGAGCCGACGCGATCGCCATGGGCTTCGCCGACCATTACGTGCCGCACGACAAGCTGGCCGACTTCGCCGAGACCGTCGTCAATGACGGGGTGGACAACGCCCTGGCCATCTACGCCATCGAACCGCCGACCAGCCCGCTGCTCGAACAGCGCGGCTGGATCGACGAGTGCTATGCCGGCGACACCGTGGCCGACATCATCGCCGCACTGCGCGGGCACGACGAGCAGTCCGCGCACGCCGCCGCGGATCTGATCGCCACCCGCTCCCCCATCGCCCTGTCCGTCACGCTGGAAGCGGTGCGCCGGGCCGCCGAGCTGGCGACACTGGAGGACGTGCTGCGCCAGGAGTACCGAACCTCGTGCGCCTCGGTGAAATCGCATGACTTCGTCGAGGGCATCCGCGCTCAACTCGTCGACAAGGACCGCAACCCGCAGTGGTCCCCGGCCTCGGTCGCAGCGGTCACCCCCGCCGACATCGAGGCGTACTTCGTTCCGACCGACCCTGATCTGACCTTTTAG